The Coffea eugenioides isolate CCC68of chromosome 8, Ceug_1.0, whole genome shotgun sequence genome has a segment encoding these proteins:
- the LOC113780857 gene encoding protein INAPERTURATE POLLEN1, with the protein MSRKTLPLEPGFNNMLKATALFGSKKASSSTSRPFKNYYNQWFNTLKNSLLPHLRHAMLSASSPTLLATHVDAMHHHFQAYYEELDLCCSSSINTLPELLFPEWRNSLEKPFLWLGDLHPYLFTNLLRSFLDDEETERGVGRGSEEDDDKTVVDLPLFREFLGHEDHQLQPCSGLMPWDSPSKSISMRVDQIECGLRLMVPPLVVRARNAQSAFVERVGFEWRKYEGRKEDVEVAVGEAMMAAMEELVNVFLDANRLRKSVLADILNATNVYQAAQFFEGLARFLVGFHDQQLLREFEKHKVGPLFVCIICVSGNGIVSSNWEFGLQFFKGKELMVMAISYGANQPMVSDAIHEVIEASVCGNLFCQLALDLDQNLQYTNPSILPQNFKSVNAASPSLLNPLLLARDDSV; encoded by the exons ATGTCCAGGAAAACTCTTCCACTGGAGCCAGGATTTAACAATATGTTGAAGGCCACCg CTCTGTTTGGAAGCAAGAAGGCATCATCATCAACATCAAGGCCGTTCAAGAACTACTACAATCAATGGTTCAACACCCTCAAGAACTCCCTCCTCCCTCATCTCCGCCATGCGATGCTCTCAGCCTCCTCCCCTACTCTCCTCGCCACCCACGTAGACGCCATGCACCACCACTTCCAAGCCTACTATGAAGAGCTTGATCTCTGCTGTTCATCTTCCATCAACACCCTTCCCGAGCTCCTTTTCCCAGAATGGCGTAACTCCCTCGAGAAGCCCTTCCTCTGGCTCGGTGATCTCCACCCTTATCTCTTCACGAACCTCCTCAGATCATTTCTCGATGATGAAGAAACAGAAAGAGGAGTAGGAAGAGGGAGTGAAGAAGATGACGACAAAACTGTGGTGGATCTTCCCCTGTTTCGGGAGTTTCTCGGTCATGAGGATCATCAGCTGCAGCCATGCAGCGGTTTGATGCCATGGGACAGTCCATCCAAGAGTATCTCGATGAGGGTTGATCAGATTGAATGCGGGCTGAGGCTAATGGTGCCGCCTCTGGTGGTGCGTGCAAGAAACGCGCAATCAGCATTCGTCGAGAGAGTGGGATTTGAATGGAGGAAATATGAAGGGAGGAAGGAGGACGTGGAGGTGGCGGTCGGAGAGGCTATGATGGCGGCGATGGAAGAGTTGGTTAACGTTTTCTTGGATGCTAATAGGCTGAGGAAAAGTGTTCTTGCTGATATCCTGAATGCTACCAATGTTTATCAGGCGGCTCAGTTTTTTGAAGGATTAGCCCGATTTCTTGTTGGGTTTCATGATCAGCAATTGCTTCGGGAATTTGAGAAACACAAGGTG GGTCCTCTGTTTGTTTGCATAATTTGCGTTTCTGGGAATGGCATTGTTTCGTCAAATTGGGAATTTGGTTTACAGTTCTTCAAGGGAAAG GAGCTTATGGTAATGGCTATCTCTTATGGTGCCAATCAGCCAATGGTAAGTGACGCTATCCATGAAGTCATTGAGGCCTCTGTCTGTGGAAATCTTTTCTGTCAACTTGCATTGGACTTAGACCAAAACTTGCAATATACTAACCCTTCAATCCTACCCCAAAACTTTAAATCCGTCAATGCTGCTAGCCCAAGCCTTTTGAATCCTTTATTGCTTGCACGAGATGACTCTGTCTGA
- the LOC113779694 gene encoding probable xyloglucan galactosyltransferase GT19: protein MPPPPLSTFSLILLLFLLSSTTISQSQDTDPESDCTDKWIHIRHLPPQFNVDLLKNCSEYPLFDNFCPYLSNHGLGQKTHNSSHSWYRTDPFMLELVFHRRMLEYPCLTSDPNQANAIYLPYYGGIDSLKYLYGPEVNSSILHGLDLYQYLVHQDSPNIWNKNFGHDHFLVMARPAWDLIQPLSADPPIFGTSFLELPEFYNVTVLTFEARAYPWQERAIPYPTSFHPPNLAFFESWVNRLRRTRRTSLMLFAGGGGISANPNVRRSIRLECENSTSMSVNGTRYTKLCDFVDCSNGVCEHDPLRVMKPMLQATFCLQPPGDTPTRRSTFDGILAGCIPVFFEDLSSKMQYQWHLPEEKYEEFSVFIPKEEVVYKGLRVLDVLMSIPRAEVRRMREKVLDMMPRVMYRKHESSLGLRSKKDAIDIAIEGTLQRIKSRLEDIA from the coding sequence ATGCCACCACCACCTCTTTCCACTTTTTCCCTCATTCTCCTCCTCTTCCTCCTAAGCTCCACCACCATCTCTCAATCCCAAGACACAGATCCTGAATCAGACTGCACCGACAAATGGATCCACATCCGCCACCTCCCACCCCAATTTAATGTTGACCTCTTAAAAAACTGCTCCGAATACCCTCTTTTCGACAACTTCTGCCCTTACCTCTCCAACCATGGCTTAGGCCAAAAAACTCACAACAGCTCCCACAGCTGGTACAGAACAGATCCTTTCATGCTTGAACTCGTTTTCCACCGTCGCATGTTAGAGTACCCTTGTCTTACCTCTGATCCAAATCAAGCCAATGCCATCTACCTCCCATACTATGGAGGCATTGATAGCTTGAAATACCTTTATGGTCCAGAGGTCAATTCCAGCATTCTACATGGCCTAGATTTGTATCAGTACCTAGTACATCAAGATTCACCAAATATATGGAATAAAAACTTTGGTCACGACCATTTTTTGGTCATGGCTAGGCCGGCGTGGGACCTTATCCAACCTTTATCTGCTGATCCACCAATTTTTGGTACATCATTTCTTGAATTGCCTGAATTTTATAATGTCACAGTATTGACATTTGAGGCCAGGGCATACCCTTGGCAAGAAAGGGCAATTCCGTACCCCACCTCATTTCATCCTCCAAATTTGGCATTTTTTGAGTCTTGGGTTAACAGGTTGAGGAGGACTAGGAGAACTAGTTTAATGTTGTTTGCTGGTGGGGGTGGAATTTCGGCAAATCCCAATGTTAGGAGGAGTATTAGGCTTGAATGTGAAAATAGTACTAGCATGAGTGTGAATGGTACAAGGTACACTAAATTATGTGATTTTGTAGATTGTTCAAATGGGGTTTGTGAGCATGATCCGTTAAGGGTTATGAAGCCAATGTTGCAGGCTACTTTTTGTTTGCAGCCTCCCGGTGATACACCAACTAGGAGGTCAACTTTTGATGGGATTCTTGCTGGTTGTATACCTGTGTTTTTTGAGGATTTGTCTTCCAAAATGCAGTACCAATGGCATTTGCCTGAGGAGAAATATGAGGAGTTCTCTGTTTTTATACCAAAGGAAGAGGTAGTATATAAAGGGTTGAGGGTTTTGGATGTGCTGATGAGTATACCAAGAGCTGAAGTAAGGAGAATGAGAGAAAAGGTTTTGGATATGATGCCTAGAGTTATGTATAGAAAGCATGAGAGCTCACTCGGTTTGAGGAGCAAGAAGGATGCGATTGATATTGCCATTGAAGGCACCTTGCAGAGGATCAAGTCCAGACTAGAGGACATAGCTTGA